One Pseudomonas muyukensis DNA segment encodes these proteins:
- the rpoC gene encoding DNA-directed RNA polymerase subunit beta', which translates to MKDLLNLLKNQGQVEEFDAIRIGLASPEMIRSWSFGEVKKPETINYRTFKPERDGLFCAKIFGPVKDYECLCGKYKRLKHRGVICEKCGVEVALAKVRRERMAHIELASPVAHIWFLKSLPSRIGLLMDMTLRDIERVLYFESYVVIDPGMTTLEKGQLLNDEQYFEALEEFGDDFDARMGAEAVRELLHAIDLEHEIGRLREEIPQTNSETKIKKLSKRLKLMEAFQGSGNLPEWMVLTVLPVLPPDLRPLVPLDGGRFATSDLNDLYRRVINRNNRLKRLLDLSAPDIIVRNEKRMLQEAVDALLDNGRRGRAITGSNKRPLKSLADMIKGKQGRFRQNLLGKRVDYSGRSVITVGPTLRLHQCGLPKKMALELFKPFIFGKLEMRGLATTIKAAKKMVERELPEVWDVLAEVIREHPVLLNRAPTLHRLGIQAFEPVLIEGKAIQLHPLVCAAYNADFDGDQMAVHVPLTLEAQLEARALMMSTNNILSPANGEPIIVPSQDVVLGLYYMTREAINAKGEGRVFADLQEVDRVFRAGEAALHAKIKVRINETVKDRDGSITKNTRIVDTTVGRALLFQVVPAGLPFDVVNQSMKKKAISKLINQCYRVVGLKETVIFADQLMYTGFAYSTISGVSIGVNDFVIPDEKARIINSATDEVKEIESQYASGLVTQGEKYNKVIDLWSKANDEVSKAMMANLSKEKVVDREGKEVEQESFNSMYMMADSGARGSAAQIRQLAGMRGLMAKPDGSIIETPITANFREGLSVLQYFISTHGARKGLADTALKTANSGYLTRRLVDVAQDLVVTEIDCGTDQGLLMTPHIEGGDVVEPLGERVLGRVIARDVFKPGTEDVIVPAGTLVDEQWVEFIELNSIDEVVVRSPISCETRYGICAKCYGRDLARGHQVNIGEAVGVIAAQSIGEPGTQLTMRTFHIGGAASRTSAADSVQVKNGGMVRLHNLKQVERADGNLVAVSRSGELAIADEFGRERERYKLPYGAVISVKEGEKVEAGAIVAKWDPHTHPIVTELKGTVTFVGMEENITIKRQTDELTGLTNIEVMDVKDRPAAGKEIRPAIKMVDAAGKDLYLPGTDVPAQYFLPANALVGVADGAQIGVGDVIARIPQETSKTRDITGGLPRVADLFEARRPKEASILAEVSGTIAFGKETKGKRRLVITPTDGSDPYEELIPKWRHLNVFEGEQVNRGEVISDGPSDPHDILRLLGVSALAKYIVNEIQDVYRLQGVKINDKHIETILRQMLRKVEISESGDSSFIKGDQMELTQVLVENERLASEDKFISKFTRVLLGITKASLSTESFISAASFQETTRVLTEAAVTGKRDYLRGLKENVVVGRLIPAGTGLAYHSERKRRRDADKPLRVSASEVEAALTEALNSSGN; encoded by the coding sequence TTGAAAGACCTACTGAATTTGCTGAAAAACCAGGGTCAAGTCGAAGAGTTCGACGCCATCCGCATCGGTCTGGCGTCGCCTGAAATGATCCGTTCGTGGTCGTTCGGTGAAGTCAAAAAGCCGGAAACCATCAACTACCGTACGTTCAAGCCTGAGCGCGACGGCCTGTTCTGCGCCAAGATCTTTGGCCCAGTCAAGGACTACGAGTGCCTGTGCGGCAAGTACAAGCGCCTCAAGCACCGCGGCGTGATCTGCGAGAAGTGCGGCGTTGAAGTTGCCCTGGCCAAGGTTCGTCGTGAGCGCATGGCGCACATCGAGCTGGCCTCGCCGGTTGCCCACATCTGGTTCCTGAAGTCGCTGCCGTCCCGTATCGGCCTGCTGATGGACATGACCCTGCGTGATATCGAACGCGTGCTCTACTTCGAGAGCTACGTCGTGATCGACCCGGGCATGACCACCCTCGAGAAGGGCCAGTTGCTGAACGACGAGCAGTACTTCGAAGCGCTGGAAGAGTTCGGTGACGACTTCGATGCCCGCATGGGTGCCGAGGCTGTCCGCGAACTGCTGCACGCTATCGACCTGGAGCACGAGATCGGTCGCCTGCGCGAAGAAATTCCGCAGACCAACTCGGAAACCAAGATCAAGAAGCTGTCCAAGCGCCTGAAGCTGATGGAAGCTTTCCAGGGCTCGGGCAACCTGCCTGAGTGGATGGTCCTGACCGTCCTGCCAGTACTGCCGCCGGACCTGCGTCCGCTGGTTCCGCTGGATGGCGGCCGCTTCGCGACCTCCGACCTGAACGACCTGTATCGTCGGGTGATCAACCGTAACAACCGTCTGAAGCGCCTGCTCGATCTGTCGGCGCCGGACATCATCGTGCGCAACGAAAAGCGCATGCTGCAGGAAGCGGTCGACGCCCTGCTCGACAACGGCCGTCGCGGTCGCGCCATCACGGGCTCGAACAAGCGTCCGCTGAAGTCGCTGGCCGACATGATCAAAGGTAAGCAAGGTCGTTTCCGTCAGAACTTGCTCGGTAAGCGCGTGGACTACTCCGGCCGTTCGGTAATTACCGTAGGCCCGACCCTGCGTCTGCACCAGTGCGGTCTGCCGAAGAAGATGGCCCTCGAGCTGTTCAAGCCGTTCATTTTCGGCAAGCTGGAAATGCGTGGTCTGGCGACCACCATCAAGGCTGCCAAGAAGATGGTCGAGCGCGAGCTGCCGGAGGTGTGGGACGTCCTCGCCGAGGTGATCCGCGAACACCCCGTCCTGCTCAACCGTGCGCCAACCCTGCACCGTCTGGGTATCCAGGCATTTGAACCGGTTCTGATCGAAGGTAAGGCTATCCAGCTGCACCCGCTGGTCTGTGCCGCGTACAACGCCGACTTCGACGGTGACCAGATGGCCGTTCACGTGCCGCTGACCCTGGAAGCCCAGCTCGAAGCGCGCGCGCTGATGATGTCGACCAACAACATCCTGTCGCCAGCCAACGGTGAGCCAATCATCGTTCCGTCGCAGGACGTTGTACTGGGTCTGTACTACATGACCCGTGAAGCCATCAACGCCAAGGGCGAAGGTCGCGTGTTCGCCGACCTGCAGGAAGTCGACCGCGTATTCCGCGCCGGCGAAGCCGCCCTGCACGCGAAAATCAAGGTTCGTATCAACGAAACCGTGAAGGATCGCGATGGCAGCATCACCAAGAACACCCGTATCGTCGACACCACTGTCGGCCGTGCGCTGCTGTTCCAGGTTGTACCGGCAGGCCTGCCGTTCGACGTCGTCAACCAGTCGATGAAGAAAAAGGCGATCTCCAAGCTGATCAACCAGTGCTATCGCGTGGTGGGTCTGAAAGAGACCGTGATCTTCGCTGACCAGCTGATGTACACCGGCTTTGCCTACTCGACCATTTCCGGCGTTTCCATCGGTGTTAACGACTTCGTTATCCCTGATGAAAAGGCGCGCATCATCAACAGCGCCACCGATGAAGTGAAGGAAATCGAGAGCCAGTACGCCTCCGGCCTGGTAACCCAGGGCGAGAAGTACAACAAGGTCATCGACTTGTGGTCCAAGGCGAACGACGAAGTGTCCAAGGCGATGATGGCCAACCTCTCGAAAGAGAAGGTCGTCGACCGCGAGGGCAAGGAAGTCGAGCAAGAGTCCTTCAACTCGATGTACATGATGGCTGACTCCGGTGCGCGTGGTTCCGCGGCTCAGATCCGTCAGCTGGCCGGTATGCGTGGCCTGATGGCCAAGCCGGACGGCTCGATCATCGAGACGCCGATCACCGCGAACTTCCGCGAAGGTCTGAGCGTACTGCAGTACTTCATCTCGACCCACGGTGCTCGTAAGGGTCTGGCGGATACCGCACTGAAGACCGCGAACTCCGGTTACCTGACCCGTCGTCTGGTAGACGTGGCGCAGGATCTGGTGGTTACCGAGATCGACTGCGGCACCGACCAGGGTCTGCTGATGACCCCGCACATCGAAGGCGGCGACGTTGTCGAGCCGCTGGGTGAGCGCGTGCTGGGCCGTGTCATCGCCCGTGACGTGTTCAAGCCGGGCACCGAGGACGTCATCGTTCCTGCCGGCACCCTGGTGGACGAGCAGTGGGTCGAGTTCATCGAGCTGAACAGCATCGACGAAGTGGTCGTGCGTTCGCCGATCAGCTGCGAAACCCGCTACGGCATCTGCGCCAAGTGCTACGGTCGCGATCTGGCTCGCGGTCACCAGGTGAACATCGGTGAAGCTGTCGGCGTTATCGCCGCCCAGTCGATCGGTGAGCCGGGTACCCAGCTGACCATGCGTACGTTCCACATCGGTGGTGCTGCAAGCCGTACCTCGGCTGCCGACAGCGTCCAGGTGAAGAACGGCGGTATGGTGCGTCTGCACAACCTCAAGCAGGTCGAGCGCGCCGATGGCAACCTGGTTGCCGTATCGCGTTCCGGCGAGCTGGCCATTGCCGACGAGTTCGGTCGTGAGCGTGAGCGCTACAAGCTGCCTTACGGTGCGGTGATTTCGGTCAAGGAAGGTGAGAAGGTCGAAGCTGGCGCCATCGTCGCCAAGTGGGACCCGCACACCCACCCGATCGTGACCGAGCTGAAAGGTACCGTGACCTTCGTGGGCATGGAAGAAAACATCACCATCAAGCGCCAGACCGACGAACTGACCGGCCTGACCAACATTGAAGTGATGGACGTGAAGGATCGCCCTGCCGCAGGCAAGGAAATCCGTCCGGCGATCAAGATGGTCGATGCCGCTGGCAAGGACCTGTACCTGCCAGGTACCGACGTACCGGCTCAGTACTTCCTGCCGGCCAACGCCCTCGTCGGTGTGGCTGACGGTGCCCAGATCGGCGTCGGTGACGTTATCGCGCGTATCCCGCAAGAAACGTCGAAGACCCGTGACATCACCGGTGGTCTGCCACGCGTTGCCGACTTGTTCGAAGCGCGTCGTCCGAAGGAAGCCTCGATCCTGGCTGAAGTCAGCGGCACCATTGCCTTCGGTAAAGAAACCAAGGGCAAGCGTCGCCTGGTCATCACCCCGACCGATGGTAGCGATCCGTACGAAGAGCTGATTCCGAAGTGGCGCCACCTGAACGTCTTCGAAGGCGAACAGGTAAACCGCGGCGAAGTTATCTCCGACGGCCCGAGCGATCCGCACGACATCCTGCGTCTGCTGGGTGTGAGCGCGCTGGCCAAGTACATCGTCAACGAGATCCAGGACGTTTACCGCCTGCAGGGCGTGAAGATCAACGACAAGCACATCGAGACCATCCTGCGTCAGATGCTGCGTAAAGTTGAGATCTCCGAGTCCGGCGATTCCAGCTTCATCAAGGGCGACCAGATGGAACTGACTCAGGTTCTGGTCGAGAACGAGCGTCTCGCCAGCGAAGACAAGTTCATCTCGAAGTTCACCCGTGTGCTGCTGGGTATCACCAAGGCCTCGCTGTCGACCGAATCGTTCATCTCGGCGGCTTCCTTCCAGGAAACCACCCGCGTACTGACCGAAGCGGCGGTAACCGGCAAGCGCGACTACCTGCGCGGCCTGAAAGAGAACGTGGTCGTGGGTCGTCTGATCCCGGCCGGTACCGGTCTGGCCTATCACAGCGAGCGCAAGCGTCGCCGTGATGCCGACAAGCCGCTGCGTGTGAGCGCCAGTGAGGTGGAAGCCGCACTGACCGAAGCGCTGAATTCCAGCGGCAACTGA
- the rpoB gene encoding DNA-directed RNA polymerase subunit beta yields MAYSYTEKKRIRKDFSKLPDVMDVPYLLAIQLDSYREFLQAGASKDQFRDVGLHAAFKSVFPIISYSGNAALEYVGYRLGEPAFDVKECVLRGVTFAVPLRVKVRLIIFDKESSNKAIKDIKEQEVYMGEIPLMTENGTFVINGTERVIVSQLHRSPGVFFDHDRGKTHSSGKLLYSARIIPYRGSWLDFEFDPKDCVFVRIDRRRKLPASVLLRALGYSTEEVLNTFYTTNVFHISGEKLSLELVPQRLRGEVAVMDIHDGSGKVIVEQGRRITARHINQLEKAGVKELDVPMEYVLGRTTAKAIVHPATGEILAECNTELTTDLLIKIAKAQVVRIETLYTNDIDCGPFISDTLKIDTTSNQLEALVEIYRMMRPGEPPTKDAAETLFNNLFFSAERYDLSAVGRMKFNRRIGRTEIEGSGVLSKEDIVEVLKTLVDIRNGKGIVDDIDHLGNRRVRCVGEMAENQFRVGLVRVERAVKERLSMAESEGLMPQDLINAKPVAAAVKEFFGSSQLSQFMDQNNPLSEITHKRRVSALGPGGLTRERAGFEVRDVHPTHYGRVCPIETPEGPNIGLINSLAAYARTNQYGFLESPYRVVKEGVVSDDIVFLSAIEEADHVIAQASAAMNDKKQLIDELVAVRHLNEFTVKAPEDVTLMDVSPKQVVSVAASLIPFLEHDDANRALMGSNMQRQAVPTLRADKPLVGTGMERNVARDSGVCVVARRGGVIDSVDASRIVVRVNDDEVETGEAGVDIYNLTKYTRSNQNTCINQRPLVSKGDKVQRSDIMADGPSTDMGELALGQNMRIAFMAWNGFNFEDSICLSERVVQEDRFTTIHIQELTCVARDTKLGPEEITADIPNVGEAALNKLDEAGIVYVGAEVGAGDILVGKVTPKGETQLTPEEKLLRAIFGEKASDVKDTSLRVPTGTKGTVIDVQVFTRDGVERDSRALAIEKMQLDEIRKDLNEEFRIVEGATFERLRSALNGQVVDGGAGLKKGTVITDEVLDGLEHGQWFKLRMAEDALNEQLEKAQQYIVDRRRLLDDKFEDKKRKLQQGDDLAPGVLKIVKVYLAIRRRIQPGDKMAGRHGNKGVVSVIMPVEDMPHDANGTPVDVVLNPLGVPSRMNVGQILETHLGLAAKGLGEKIDRMIEEQRKAAELRTFLTEIYNEIGGRQENLEEFTDEEIIALANNLKKGVPMATPVFDGAKEREIKAMLKLADLPESGQMVLFDGRTGNKFERPVTVGYMYMLKLNHLVDDKMHARSTGSYSLVTQQPLGGKAQFGGQRFGEMEVWALEAYGAAYTLQEMLTVKSDDVNGRTKMYKNIVDGDHRMEPGMPESFNVLIKEIRSLGIDIDLETE; encoded by the coding sequence ATGGCTTACTCATACACTGAGAAAAAACGTATCCGCAAGGACTTTAGCAAGTTGCCGGACGTCATGGATGTGCCTTACCTCCTGGCCATCCAGCTGGATTCGTATCGCGAATTCCTGCAGGCGGGAGCATCCAAGGACCAGTTCCGCGACGTCGGCCTGCATGCGGCCTTCAAATCGGTATTCCCGATCATCAGCTACTCCGGCAATGCTGCCCTGGAGTACGTCGGCTATCGCCTGGGCGAGCCGGCGTTCGATGTGAAGGAATGTGTCCTGCGTGGTGTGACCTTCGCGGTCCCGCTGCGTGTGAAGGTGCGCCTGATCATCTTCGACAAGGAATCGTCGAACAAAGCGATCAAGGACATCAAAGAGCAAGAAGTCTACATGGGTGAAATCCCCCTGATGACTGAGAACGGTACCTTCGTTATCAACGGTACCGAGCGTGTGATCGTGTCTCAGCTGCACCGCTCGCCGGGTGTGTTCTTCGACCACGACCGTGGCAAGACCCACAGCTCGGGCAAGCTGCTGTACTCCGCTCGCATCATCCCTTACCGCGGTTCCTGGCTGGACTTCGAGTTCGACCCGAAGGACTGCGTGTTCGTGCGTATCGACCGTCGCCGCAAGCTGCCGGCCTCGGTACTGCTGCGCGCGCTGGGCTACAGCACCGAAGAGGTGTTGAACACCTTCTACACCACCAACGTCTTCCACATCTCCGGCGAGAAACTGAGCCTGGAGCTGGTGCCGCAGCGTCTGCGTGGTGAAGTCGCGGTCATGGACATCCATGACGGCAGCGGCAAGGTCATCGTCGAGCAGGGCCGCCGTATTACCGCGCGCCACATCAACCAGCTGGAAAAGGCTGGCGTGAAAGAACTCGACGTGCCGATGGAGTACGTGCTGGGCCGTACCACCGCCAAGGCCATCGTGCATCCGGCCACCGGCGAGATCCTGGCCGAGTGCAACACCGAGCTGACCACCGATCTGCTGATCAAGATCGCCAAGGCTCAGGTCGTGCGCATCGAGACCCTGTACACCAACGACATCGACTGCGGTCCGTTCATCTCGGATACCCTGAAGATCGACACCACCAGCAACCAGCTGGAAGCGTTGGTCGAGATCTACCGCATGATGCGTCCAGGCGAGCCGCCAACCAAGGACGCCGCCGAGACCCTGTTCAACAACCTGTTCTTCAGCGCCGAGCGTTACGACCTGTCCGCCGTTGGCCGCATGAAGTTCAACCGTCGTATCGGTCGTACCGAGATCGAAGGTTCGGGCGTGCTGAGCAAGGAAGACATCGTCGAGGTTCTCAAGACCCTGGTCGATATCCGTAACGGCAAAGGCATCGTCGACGACATCGACCACCTGGGTAACCGTCGCGTGCGTTGCGTCGGCGAGATGGCCGAGAACCAGTTCCGTGTTGGCCTGGTGCGTGTAGAGCGCGCGGTCAAGGAACGTCTGTCGATGGCCGAAAGCGAAGGCCTGATGCCGCAGGACCTGATCAACGCCAAGCCGGTTGCGGCCGCGGTGAAAGAGTTCTTCGGTTCCAGCCAGCTCTCGCAGTTCATGGACCAGAACAACCCGCTCTCCGAGATCACCCACAAGCGCCGTGTCTCCGCACTCGGCCCTGGCGGTCTGACCCGTGAGCGCGCAGGCTTCGAAGTCCGTGACGTACACCCGACCCACTACGGCCGCGTGTGCCCGATCGAGACCCCTGAAGGTCCGAACATCGGTCTGATCAACTCCCTGGCTGCCTATGCCCGCACCAACCAGTACGGCTTCCTCGAAAGCCCGTACCGCGTGGTGAAGGAAGGCGTGGTCAGCGACGACATCGTGTTCCTGTCCGCCATCGAAGAGGCCGATCACGTGATCGCCCAGGCTTCGGCCGCGATGAACGACAAGAAGCAACTGATCGACGAGCTGGTAGCTGTTCGTCACCTGAACGAATTCACCGTCAAGGCGCCGGAAGACGTCACCCTGATGGACGTTTCGCCGAAGCAGGTTGTTTCCGTCGCTGCCTCGCTGATCCCGTTCCTCGAGCACGACGACGCCAACCGTGCATTGATGGGTTCGAACATGCAGCGTCAGGCTGTACCGACCCTGCGCGCCGACAAGCCGCTGGTAGGTACCGGCATGGAGCGCAACGTTGCCCGTGACTCCGGTGTCTGCGTGGTTGCTCGCCGCGGTGGTGTGATCGATTCGGTCGACGCCAGCCGTATCGTCGTTCGCGTCAATGACGACGAAGTCGAGACCGGCGAAGCCGGTGTGGACATCTACAACCTGACCAAGTACACCCGTTCCAACCAGAACACCTGCATCAACCAGCGTCCGCTGGTGAGCAAGGGTGACAAGGTTCAGCGTAGCGACATCATGGCCGACGGCCCGTCCACCGACATGGGTGAACTGGCGCTGGGTCAGAACATGCGCATCGCGTTCATGGCGTGGAACGGCTTCAACTTCGAAGACTCCATCTGCCTGTCCGAGCGTGTGGTTCAGGAAGACCGCTTCACCACGATCCACATCCAGGAACTGACCTGTGTGGCCCGTGACACCAAGCTTGGCCCAGAGGAAATCACCGCGGACATCCCGAACGTCGGTGAAGCTGCGCTGAACAAGCTGGACGAAGCCGGTATCGTCTACGTGGGTGCCGAAGTTGGCGCTGGCGACATTCTGGTCGGCAAGGTCACGCCAAAAGGCGAAACCCAGCTGACCCCAGAAGAAAAACTGCTGCGCGCGATCTTCGGTGAGAAGGCCAGCGACGTTAAGGACACCTCCCTGCGCGTGCCGACCGGCACCAAGGGTACCGTCATCGACGTACAGGTCTTCACCCGTGATGGCGTCGAGCGCGACAGCCGCGCCCTGGCCATCGAGAAGATGCAGCTGGACGAGATCCGCAAGGACCTCAACGAAGAGTTCCGCATCGTTGAAGGCGCAACCTTCGAGCGTCTGCGTTCTGCCCTGAACGGCCAGGTGGTCGACGGTGGCGCGGGCCTGAAGAAAGGCACCGTGATCACTGACGAAGTGCTGGACGGTCTGGAGCATGGCCAGTGGTTCAAGCTGCGCATGGCCGAAGATGCACTGAACGAGCAGCTGGAAAAGGCTCAGCAGTACATCGTCGACCGTCGCCGTCTGCTGGACGACAAGTTCGAAGACAAGAAGCGCAAGCTGCAGCAGGGCGATGACCTGGCTCCAGGCGTACTGAAGATCGTCAAGGTCTACCTGGCAATCCGCCGTCGCATCCAGCCGGGTGACAAGATGGCCGGTCGTCACGGTAACAAGGGTGTCGTCTCGGTGATCATGCCGGTCGAAGACATGCCGCACGACGCCAACGGTACTCCGGTCGACGTCGTACTGAACCCGCTGGGCGTACCTTCGCGTATGAACGTCGGTCAGATCCTCGAAACCCACCTGGGCCTCGCGGCCAAGGGCCTGGGCGAGAAGATCGACCGGATGATCGAAGAGCAGCGCAAAGCCGCTGAACTGCGCACCTTCCTCACCGAGATCTACAACGAGATCGGTGGTCGTCAGGAGAACCTGGAAGAGTTCACCGACGAAGAGATCATCGCCCTGGCGAACAACCTGAAGAAAGGCGTGCCTATGGCCACCCCAGTCTTCGACGGTGCCAAGGAGCGTGAGATCAAGGCCATGCTGAAACTGGCAGACCTGCCAGAAAGCGGCCAGATGGTGCTGTTCGACGGCCGTACCGGCAACAAGTTCGAGCGTCCTGTGACCGTTGGTTACATGTACATGCTCAAGCTGAACCACTTGGTGGACGACAAGATGCACGCGCGTTCCACTGGTTCCTACAGCCTGGTTACCCAGCAGCCGCTGGGTGGTAAGGCGCAGTTCGGTGGTCAGCGTTTCGGGGAGATGGAAGTGTGGGCGCTGGAAGCATACGGCGCGGCATACACCCTGCAAGAAATGCTCACAGTGAAGTCGGACGACGTGAACGGCCGTACCAAGATGTACAAGAACATCGTGGATGGCGATCACCGTATGGAGCCGGGCATGCCCGAGTCCTTCAACGTGTTGATCAAAGAGATCCGTTCGCTCGGTATCGATATCGATCTGGAAACCGAATAA
- the rplL gene encoding 50S ribosomal protein L7/L12, whose product MSLTNEQIIEAIGQKTVLEVVELIKAMEETFGVTAAVAAAGPAAAAAVVEEQTEFNVVLTEAGDKKVNVIKAVRELTGLGLKEAKEKVDGAPQVIAEGVSKEAAEDAKKKLEEAGAKVELK is encoded by the coding sequence ATGTCTCTGACTAACGAACAAATCATCGAAGCAATCGGCCAGAAAACCGTTCTGGAAGTTGTTGAGCTGATCAAAGCTATGGAAGAAACCTTCGGCGTTACCGCTGCTGTTGCCGCTGCTGGCCCAGCTGCTGCTGCTGCCGTTGTTGAAGAGCAGACCGAGTTCAACGTCGTTCTGACCGAAGCTGGCGACAAGAAAGTCAACGTCATCAAGGCCGTTCGTGAACTGACCGGTCTGGGCCTGAAAGAAGCCAAAGAGAAAGTCGACGGCGCTCCTCAGGTTATCGCTGAAGGCGTTTCGAAAGAAGCCGCTGAAGACGCGAAGAAGAAGCTGGAAGAAGCTGGCGCTAAAGTCGAGCTGAAGTAA
- the rplJ gene encoding 50S ribosomal protein L10 codes for MAIKLEDKKAIVAEVNEAAKVALSAVVADARGVTVSAMTGLRKEAREAGVYVRVVRNTLLKRAVEGTEYSILNDAFKGPTLIAFSNEHPGAAARLFKEFAKGQDKFEIKAAAFDGNLIAANQIDVLASLPTRDEAIAKLMSVIQGATSKLARTLAAIRDQKEATAA; via the coding sequence GTGGCAATTAAACTCGAAGACAAGAAGGCCATCGTCGCTGAAGTCAACGAGGCTGCCAAAGTCGCTCTGTCCGCTGTCGTGGCCGATGCCCGTGGTGTGACTGTAAGCGCAATGACCGGACTCCGTAAAGAGGCCCGCGAAGCTGGCGTATACGTGCGTGTCGTACGTAACACCCTGCTCAAGCGCGCTGTTGAAGGCACCGAGTACTCGATCCTCAACGACGCGTTCAAAGGCCCGACCCTGATTGCTTTCTCCAACGAACACCCGGGCGCTGCTGCTCGTCTGTTCAAGGAGTTCGCCAAGGGTCAGGACAAGTTCGAGATCAAGGCAGCCGCGTTTGACGGCAATTTGATTGCGGCGAACCAGATCGACGTGTTGGCTTCCCTGCCGACCCGCGACGAAGCTATTGCGAAGCTGATGAGCGTGATCCAAGGCGCTACCAGCAAGCTGGCTCGTACTCTGGCAGCCATTCGCGACCAGAAAGAAGCTACCGCCGCCTAA
- the rplA gene encoding 50S ribosomal protein L1 — protein sequence MAKLTKRQKAIAEKIEAGKAYNFEEAATLLASLPAAKFVESYDIAVNLGVDPRKSDQVVRSATVLPHGTGKTVRVAVFTQGPAAEAALAAGADRVGMDDLAAEMKGGDLNYDVVIASPDAMRVVGQLGQVLGPRGLMPNPKVGTVTPDVATAVKNAKAGQVRYRTDKNGIIHTSVGKIGFEAGKLKENVEALIADLKRIKPASSKGIYVKRVTLSTTMGPGLIIDQSSLNV from the coding sequence ATGGCTAAGCTGACCAAGCGCCAAAAGGCTATCGCCGAGAAAATCGAAGCAGGCAAGGCCTACAACTTCGAAGAAGCAGCAACCCTGCTGGCTTCGCTGCCGGCTGCCAAGTTCGTAGAATCCTACGACATCGCCGTCAACCTCGGTGTTGATCCGCGTAAATCCGACCAGGTCGTTCGTAGCGCTACCGTGCTGCCGCACGGCACTGGCAAGACCGTCCGCGTTGCCGTCTTCACCCAGGGCCCAGCTGCTGAAGCTGCTCTGGCTGCCGGCGCCGACCGCGTAGGTATGGACGATCTGGCTGCCGAAATGAAAGGCGGCGACCTGAACTATGACGTCGTCATCGCATCGCCTGATGCCATGCGCGTTGTGGGTCAGCTGGGTCAGGTCCTGGGTCCTCGCGGCCTGATGCCTAACCCGAAAGTGGGTACCGTGACCCCAGACGTAGCCACTGCCGTGAAAAACGCCAAGGCTGGTCAGGTTCGCTACCGTACCGACAAGAACGGTATCATCCATACCTCCGTTGGCAAGATCGGCTTCGAAGCTGGCAAGCTGAAGGAAAACGTTGAAGCCCTGATCGCTGATCTGAAGCGTATCAAGCCAGCTTCCTCGAAAGGTATCTACGTCAAGCGCGTTACCCTGAGCACCACCATGGGCCCAGGTCTGATCATCGATCAGAGCTCGCTGAACGTGTAA
- the rplK gene encoding 50S ribosomal protein L11: MAKKIQAYIKLQVKAGQANPSPPVGPALGQHGVNIMEFCKAFNARTQGQEPGLPTPVIITVYSDRSFTFETKSTPASVLLKKAAGLASGSARPNTVKVGTVTRAQLEEIAKAKQADLTAADLDAAVRTIAGSARSMGLNVEGV; encoded by the coding sequence ATGGCTAAGAAGATTCAGGCTTACATCAAGCTGCAAGTAAAGGCCGGCCAGGCCAACCCAAGCCCACCCGTTGGTCCAGCACTGGGTCAACACGGTGTGAACATCATGGAATTCTGCAAGGCCTTCAACGCCCGTACTCAGGGTCAAGAGCCAGGTCTGCCGACTCCAGTGATCATCACTGTCTACAGCGACCGTAGCTTCACCTTCGAGACCAAGAGCACACCTGCCTCGGTTCTGCTGAAGAAAGCTGCTGGCCTGGCCAGTGGTTCGGCTCGCCCGAACACCGTCAAGGTCGGTACCGTTACCCGTGCTCAGCTGGAAGAGATCGCCAAGGCCAAACAGGCCGATCTGACTGCCGCTGACCTGGATGCTGCTGTGCGCACCATCGCCGGCTCTGCCCGTAGCATGGGCCTGAACGTGGAGGGTGTGTAA
- the nusG gene encoding transcription termination/antitermination protein NusG has protein sequence MAKRWYVVHAYSGYEKHVMRSLIERVKLAGMEDEFGEILVPTEEVVEMRNGQKRKSERKFFPGYVLVQMEMNEGTWHLVKDTPRVMGFIGGTADKPAPITDKEAEAILRRVADGSDKPKPKTLFEPGEVVRVIDGPFADFNGSVEEVNYEKSRLQVAVLIFGRSTPVELEFSQVEKV, from the coding sequence GTGGCTAAGCGTTGGTATGTTGTTCATGCTTACTCGGGTTACGAGAAGCATGTCATGCGCTCCCTGATCGAGCGTGTCAAGCTGGCTGGCATGGAAGACGAATTCGGCGAGATCCTGGTCCCGACCGAAGAAGTCGTCGAAATGCGCAACGGCCAGAAGCGCAAGAGCGAGCGCAAATTCTTCCCGGGCTATGTATTGGTCCAGATGGAAATGAACGAAGGGACTTGGCACCTCGTCAAGGATACCCCTCGAGTCATGGGTTTCATTGGTGGTACCGCAGACAAGCCTGCGCCGATCACCGATAAAGAAGCTGAGGCCATCCTGCGTCGCGTTGCCGACGGCAGTGACAAGCCGAAGCCGAAGACGCTGTTCGAGCCGGGTGAAGTGGTTCGCGTCATTGACGGTCCCTTCGCTGATTTCAACGGTAGCGTCGAAGAAGTTAACTACGAAAAGAGCCGCCTGCAGGTTGCAGTGCTCATTTTCGGTCGCTCCACCCCGGTGGAGCTCGAGTTCAGCCAGGTCGAGAAGGTCTAG